The DNA region CATGCGGCGTCCGCGGTCAGCGCCAGGCTGGCGGCGTCGATGAAGAGGCGGTTGTAGGCCGAACAGCGCGCGGCGCCGCACACCACCGCGATGCGTTTCACCCGCTGCGGAAACAGGGCGGCCCAGTGATAGGCCTGCATGGCGCCCATGGAAAAGCCATAGACCAGGGCCAGTTCCTGGATATCCCATAGCTCCGCCAGCATCCGCTGCTGGACGTGGACGGCGTCGTACAGCGTCGTGTGGGGATACCGCGGCCCGGTGTGCGGCCATGCGCTGGTCGACGGCGAGCTGGAAATGCCGTTGCCGAACAGATTGGGAATGACGATGAAATAGCGCTCCGGGTCCAGCGCGCCCCCGCGCCGGATCATGAACTCCTGCTCCAGGTGGGTCGCGCCATAGGAGGTCGGAAACAGGATCGCATTGTCGCGGCGGGCGTTGAGCTTGCCGTAGGTGGCGTAGCCGATGCGCAGCCCGCGATAGGTCAGGCCGGACTGCAACACCACGTCGCCCGCCTCGTAGCTTCCTTCCGTTCTCTCGATCTCGCTCATCCTGCGACTCCCGCGCCCCCGCATGGCGGCGGGCTGTTCATGGCTCTGTCTATATATAGATGGAGGGGTCCGCACGCATCCGCGCGCATGGCCGTCGGCTCAACGGCGTCCATCCTCGCGAATCATATCCGCCGCCCGCTCGCCGACCATCATCGCGGCGGCGCAGGTGTTGGCCGACGGCGTCCCGGGAATGACGGACGCGTCCGCGATGCGCACGCCCTCCAGCCCGATGAGGCGCAGGCGCTCGTCCACCACCGCCGCGGCATCGGCCGGCGCGCCGACCCGCGCGGTGCCGACCAGGTGCTGGGCCGATGCGCCGTAGCGCGCGGCGAAATCCAGCAGGGCTTCGTCGCTGCCGCCGGCCTCGCCCGGCATGGTCTCCTCGACGAAGTACCGGCGCATGGCCGGCGCGCGCAACACCGCGCGCGCCTTGCGGATGCCGTCGAGCAGCACCCGGCGGTCGAGTTCGTCCGACAGGTAGTTGGGCCGGATGCGCGGCGCTTGCATCGGGTCCGGCGATTCCACGTGCACCGAGCCGCGGCTTCGCGGCCGGTGCGGCCACACCCCGGCGGTCATGCCCGGGAAGTCGTCCAGCACGCCGATGGCGCCGTCCTTGTAGCTGGCCGGCGTGAACACGCCTTGCAGGTCCGGCCTGCCGTCGGCGTGGGCCGACATGGCGAACCAGTGCACGATGGAGGGGCTGACCGCCAGCACGTTGGGCCGGTCGAGCAGCCAGCGCCCGATCTCGCGTAACAGGCCGGCGCCGCGCGCCATTTCATTGATGGTGCGGGCGTTCTTCACGCGCGCCACCACCCGGACCCCGTAATGGTCGGCCAGGTTTTCGCCGACGCCGGGCAAGGCGTGGCGCGCGGCGATGCCGGCGGCGGCCAGGCGAGCCGGATCGCCGATGCCGGACAGCTCCAGCAGGCCCGGCGTGTTCAAGGCCCCGCAACTGACGATCACTTCACGGCGAGCGCGCACCTGGAGGGGGCGGCCGCCGCGCAGATAGGCCACGCCGGTCGCCCGCCTGGGCTGGTCCGCCAGGCCGAACAGCAAGGACTGGGCATGCGCCCGCGTGAGGATGGACAGGTTCGGCCGTCCGCGGGCGCGCTTCAGGTAGGTCGTGGCGACCGCTGAGCGCCAGCGTCCGTCGATGGTGCGCTGGAAGTAGCCGGCGCCCGCCTGGGTCGCGCCGTTGTAGTCGTCGTTGCGCGGGATGCCCTCTTCCCCCGCGGCCTCGATGAAGGCGTCGCAGAGGTCGGAGCGCCACGGCGAACGCGAAACGGCGATGCTGCCCTCGCGCCCGTGGAACGCGCTGTCGTCGGCGCCCAGCCAGCGTTCGGATCGCTTGAAATAGGGCAGCACATCCTCGTAGGACCAGCCGCGCACGCCCAGGGATGACCACGCCAGGAAATCGTCGGCCTGGCCCCGGTTGTAGATCATGCCGTTGATCGAAGTCGTCCCGCCCAGCGTCCGTCCCTGGGGCAAGGCGATGGCCCGCTGCGCCGTCCAGGCGCCGGGCTCGGCGGAGAATTGCCAGGTCCAGGCCGGATTCCTGACGACCTTGATGAAGCCCGCCGGAATGTGCAGCCACGGCGACGTGTTGCGGCCGCCCGCTTCCAGCAGGCACACGGTGACGGCGGGATCCTCGCTGAGCCGGCTCGCGACGATGGCGCCCGCGGCGCCGGAGCCGACGACGACATAGTCGAATTCTTCAGAAGGCTGGGCAGGCATCGCCGTCCTTGTGCCGAGCCTTATTCCAGGCTTTATTCCAGGCTTTACTCCAGGCCTCGTGCCGGACTTCACACCGGGATTCCCCGGCCCCTCCCGGCATGGCCTGCACCGATTGCGCCCGCCCCTTGCGCAAGCGCGGGACGAGAAGATATGGCTGTGTCACGGATTCTTCCGGTTGGCGCGCCCATGCGAGCGCGGCGGCGAGGCCGCCGGCGCAACGACCGGCGGCCTCGCGATACGGCAAAAGCCGCGGGACTTGCTGGTTTACTTGTCCAGGTAGACGGACTCGAAATTCGAGTTGGTGCCCACGCCGTTCGTGATCAGGTTATGGACATTGTTCTTGTACAAGGTCACATTCTGGTTCTCGAAAAGGAAGCCGTTGGCGACGTCGTCGACCAGGATCTTCTGCACCTGCGAGTACAAGGCCTGGCGCTGTTCCCGCGTGGCCGCCGACGACGCCTCGGCGAACAGGCGGTCCACCTCGGGATTGCGATAGCCCTCGTTGTTGACGAAAGGCGAGCCCTTGACGATGTTGCTGGAGATGAACAGGCGCGACACGCCGATGGCCGGATCGCCGAACTGGTCGGTGAAGTGGAAGGTCAGGTCGAAGTCGAAATTGCCGACCCGCTGCGCCCAGCCGCCGGCATCGGTGGCGTCGATGTCGACGTTGAAACCGAGCTGCGTCAGCACCTGGCGGGTGTATTCGCCCAGGCGATCCCAGGCCGAGCCGTACGGATAGCTGAGAATGCGGACGGGATATTTAGCCAGGTCGACGCCGGATTCCTTGATCAGCGCGCGCGCCTTCTTGAGGTCGTAGTTGTAGACCGGCAGATTCGGCTCATGGAAAAGCGTGGTCGACGAAACCGGGCTGGTCGCCACCTTGCCGATGCCGAAGAAGATGTGATCGACGATGAACTGGCGGTTCAGCGCGTACATGACGGCCTGGCGCACCTTGACGTTGTCGAAGGGCGGCTTGCGCTCGTTCATCACCAGCGAGGTGATGGTCGAATACATTTCCGTGCCCTTGGTGGTGCTGGACACGCCCGGCATCGCCTTCACGCGGGTGACGTCGACGTTGTCGATGTCGCCGCCGCGCAATACCTGCACGTCGCCTTTCTCGAAGGCCACCGAACGCGACGCGGAGTCGGGAATGACGTGGAAAACGATGCGGTCGAGATAGGGCAGCCCCGGTTTCCAGTAATGCGGGTTCTTCACCAGCACGATATCGGAACCGCGCTTCCATTCCTTGAACATGAACGGCCCGGTCCCGATGGGATGCTGGTTCGCGGGATTGGTCGCGTAGTCGGTGCCGTCG from Bordetella genomosp. 10 includes:
- a CDS encoding alpha/beta fold hydrolase, with translation MSEIERTEGSYEAGDVVLQSGLTYRGLRIGYATYGKLNARRDNAILFPTSYGATHLEQEFMIRRGGALDPERYFIVIPNLFGNGISSSPSTSAWPHTGPRYPHTTLYDAVHVQQRMLAELWDIQELALVYGFSMGAMQAYHWAALFPQRVKRIAVVCGAARCSAYNRLFIDAASLALTADAAWQDGEFRGFPQRGFRAMGRVYAAAGLSQDFYREEAWRLLGASSLEDYLIRFWEGHFSRRDPADLLAQFWSWQRGDISANDRYHGDFEAALRAIEAEVLLMPCDHDMYFRVADSEIELAHLRNGRLRPISSIWGHRAGNPNVLPAERAWIEAEVTALLGRG
- a CDS encoding GMC family oxidoreductase, with the translated sequence MPAQPSEEFDYVVVGSGAAGAIVASRLSEDPAVTVCLLEAGGRNTSPWLHIPAGFIKVVRNPAWTWQFSAEPGAWTAQRAIALPQGRTLGGTTSINGMIYNRGQADDFLAWSSLGVRGWSYEDVLPYFKRSERWLGADDSAFHGREGSIAVSRSPWRSDLCDAFIEAAGEEGIPRNDDYNGATQAGAGYFQRTIDGRWRSAVATTYLKRARGRPNLSILTRAHAQSLLFGLADQPRRATGVAYLRGGRPLQVRARREVIVSCGALNTPGLLELSGIGDPARLAAAGIAARHALPGVGENLADHYGVRVVARVKNARTINEMARGAGLLREIGRWLLDRPNVLAVSPSIVHWFAMSAHADGRPDLQGVFTPASYKDGAIGVLDDFPGMTAGVWPHRPRSRGSVHVESPDPMQAPRIRPNYLSDELDRRVLLDGIRKARAVLRAPAMRRYFVEETMPGEAGGSDEALLDFAARYGASAQHLVGTARVGAPADAAAVVDERLRLIGLEGVRIADASVIPGTPSANTCAAAMMVGERAADMIREDGRR
- a CDS encoding ABC transporter substrate-binding protein; translation: MKLVQPLCHRGTKPTLPILRRVLAKAALLTAALAAASAMSMAHAQTAGGTLYAIVQPEPPVLVLGLNQQSPTQYVGSKIYEGLLTYSDKLQPQPGLAKSWDVSADGLTYTFHLQTGVTWHDGQPFTADDVVFTADKFLRKVHPRVRPILDRYVASITALDPATVQFKLKERFAPFIYLFGTDNILVVPKHIYDGTDYATNPANQHPIGTGPFMFKEWKRGSDIVLVKNPHYWKPGLPYLDRIVFHVIPDSASRSVAFEKGDVQVLRGGDIDNVDVTRVKAMPGVSSTTKGTEMYSTITSLVMNERKPPFDNVKVRQAVMYALNRQFIVDHIFFGIGKVATSPVSSTTLFHEPNLPVYNYDLKKARALIKESGVDLAKYPVRILSYPYGSAWDRLGEYTRQVLTQLGFNVDIDATDAGGWAQRVGNFDFDLTFHFTDQFGDPAIGVSRLFISSNIVKGSPFVNNEGYRNPEVDRLFAEASSAATREQRQALYSQVQKILVDDVANGFLFENQNVTLYKNNVHNLITNGVGTNSNFESVYLDK